The Nicotiana tomentosiformis chromosome 9, ASM39032v3, whole genome shotgun sequence genome contains the following window.
GTACAACACTCCACTGGCGTCCCAGGAGTTGCAGTTTTACTTCCAGTCGGGGGTTTCTTGAGAAACTTCAAACCCCAGCCACCCGTCTCTGCCTCCTTAGAGCTGTCATAAATACAATCTCTCGTAACAATGGCAGCCAACTCGAAATTTGGCGGAATTTGTTGATCTAAAAGAGCGTTGCCGCATGAATAGTAATCATCATACATATCTATGGATGGCATCCAACAAGAATCTTCAAGAATGGCACTTGTTCCCCCGAACTTGGACAAGCTTCTCTGCTTGTAAGACTGACTAGTCCTGAACACATCGGTTACTTTCTTTGCCAATCTTTTGTTTTTCCTGAGGACATGACTTGTTTGTATCTCATCCATATATTCATCCATTGAACCAAACACAACAAATCGGGTTTCCATAAGCTCCGACTTGGTTGAGCCAAGGGTAACTGAAGTTGACACCGTCATTTTACCTATAAGATGTGATTCCCTTGCAGAGAAGGCACGTTCCTTTTTACCTCCTTGTCGTGAATGAAATGTGTAAACATAATCCAGAAACTTATCATCAGGTGAGTCAATCTTCAGCAAATCAGCTGTATAAACATCCTTTGTACCATCTACGGAAAAGACATAATGTGGTAAACCGTTTTTCCATCTCCTCTGGAGCATTCCTTGAGAAATAGGGGCAGCTGCCGAAAGAAAAGATTGGTCTGAGCATGTCGAAGTTGTACTAGATACAGAAAGAGCCCTTCTGTGATATTCCGGAACTGTCATCTCCTTCTGTTGCTTCTCCAATGAACTGACACTAAAACCACCGGGAGAGCTCATGAAATCAGAAAACACTACTTCTTCACTATCATGTATATTTTCCTTCCCAGAATCAACAGTACAGTTTACGGAGCCCAATTGGTTAAGTAAAGGACTGTTTAAAATGTTCAGCATACTCTTACTACCAGTTATTGCACCTAGAATCCACTCTCCAGAAGAGTCCGCGACATAGCTCTCAGCCCCCGCAGCTTGAGGACATTCAATCGCCAGATTGCCATTAGCGCAGATATTCTCATTGCTAATCTCTCTTGAACCTAGACTCTTTGATAAATTTTGCATTTTTGAAGAGAAATTGCATGTGTCTACTCTTAAGGAATGGATATGTATCAATTCAAGGCAGCGAAGGAAGTATCTTTCATCGAAACTTATTATATGCTTCGGAAGCTTATTTTGTAAGCCAAGAGAAGTATGAAAGAACAACTTCTGAGTGCAGTTTTCAGTAAAATGTGGATTTCCAAGTCTAAGTAGGTGGTATGGTTCCGACTCTTTTATTGACAAACTTTTTTCCTCTGCTTGTTCTTCCTTGTTCACAAAGTGCGATAAACCTTCTTTATTAGAAGGTTTGTCCATGTTTCGGTTTTCCATATTCCACCTCCAAGATGGTTAAACATTAGAAGGCAGATAAATGAACTTTATTCTTTCACCTTCCACTGTGTAAATAAGGTTATACAAACAAACCAAAATCCACCAGCTTTTGTAACACTCCAATTCGGATTTCGGGAAATATCCTGAAATCAAATGGAACAAATAGTTTATGCAAAATCATTTTTAGGCATGAATCAGGGGGAAAAAAATATTTGCCAATTAAATAACTACAAAGATTAAAACTTGATCAAATAATGAGTTACAACCCTGTATACAGAATAAGTCTCAGACTTGGTAACAGCTGAAATAGAGAAAATGATCATATCTTTGACAGAGACAAATGAGTTTTGAGACTTCAAAAACAGAAATCTATACCATAGAGATATATTAGAACTTCTAGAAAAATCTTGAGGTGCAAGTTCTTTGCTCTTCCCAATAGCTGGAAGAGACACAAACAGTTGATGCAAAAGAATTTTTAGGCATGAACCAAAAGAAACAATTCGAAGCGTCCCGCGTTTATGCAGGGTCCGGGAAGGGCCGCACCCAAAGGGATGTGACGTAGCCAGTCGGCCCTAATGCAAGCAACAGTGGCTGATTCCACGCTCAAACCCGAGACCGTCaaacggagacaactttaccgttactCCAAAGCTCTCCTTCAACCAGAAGAAACAATCTTTACCAATAATTACTCCAAAGATTGAAACTTGACCAAATAATGAGTTACAACACACTGTATAAAATCTTGTGGTGCATTTGTACAAACAGTGAAACAAACAGAATTAAAGAAGAATGAACATTGTTATATTTCTCATAGGGTTCAAGCAGATCCTAATTGCATTTCAAGAACCAAAAAAAGCCAATATAAACAACTGCAACAAATTGCAAAGGAATGCAAACATAAAAACATGTCAAGCCAAACAGTCCAACAAACAGTAAGCAAAAGTACAAAACATCATAAGTAAAAATCAAAGCTTGACATCCAACTCACCTCCAAAAAATTGAAACCCCACTTCAAATTCACCACCAAGATCAAAGCTTTAGGTTCCAATCTTGTTTAGAAACAGCTAACACCCAATAAAGAAAACTTAATTGCTAGTCAATTTCAAGCCAACCCACAAAAGTGATAAACTGCAACTAAAACAAAGATAAGATTGCAACATTAGTCCCCTCAAAAGTCAATTTTAAAACAGGaggagagaaaagaaaaaaagcaagaaagtttggctaataaagaaaaaatatataattacttACTCTTACCAAGTATAGCACATGGAACAAAGCTCCACCACCACTTTCATTTCCAACTACAAATACTAACTGTTTTTAGACAAACCATAGTTCTAGAAGAAGAAGCCAAATTAAACAcataaatatgaagaaaaggtaaaAATATAAGTTAAAACAAACGCGTAAGCCAcgttcattt
Protein-coding sequences here:
- the LOC104109584 gene encoding uncharacterized protein, which produces MENRNMDKPSNKEGLSHFVNKEEQAEEKSLSIKESEPYHLLRLGNPHFTENCTQKLFFHTSLGLQNKLPKHIISFDERYFLRCLELIHIHSLRVDTCNFSSKMQNLSKSLGSREISNENICANGNLAIECPQAAGAESYVADSSGEWILGAITGSKSMLNILNSPLLNQLGSVNCTVDSGKENIHDSEEVVFSDFMSSPGGFSVSSLEKQQKEMTVPEYHRRALSVSSTTSTCSDQSFLSAAAPISQGMLQRRWKNGLPHYVFSVDGTKDVYTADLLKIDSPDDKFLDYVYTFHSRQGGKKERAFSARESHLIGKMTVSTSVTLGSTKSELMETRFVVFGSMDEYMDEIQTSHVLRKNKRLAKKVTDVFRTSQSYKQRSLSKFGGTSAILEDSCWMPSIDMYDDYYSCGNALLDQQIPPNFELAAIVTRDCIYDSSKEAETGGWGLKFLKKPPTGSKTATPGTPVECCTRGTSECSTSMDVIVPSGFHGGPRSRNAGPSSLLERWSSGGHCDCGGWDVGCPLTVLKTGAEASSQITSGECQTFDLYIQGSKQSAPVMKMANIHDGLYYIHFHSTLSALQSFAIAAAFIHRHSPFLRPKLYRK